The genomic stretch agagcttcaagttccttggtgtccacatcaccaacgaactatcatggtccaaacacaccaagacagtcgtgaagagggcacgacaaagcctattccccctcaggagactgaaaagattcggcatgggtcctcagatcctaaaaaaattatacagctgcaccatcgagagcatcctgactggttgcatcaccgcctggtatggcaactgcttggcctccgaccgcaaggcactacagagggtagtgcgtacggcccagtacatcactggggccaagcttcctgccatccaggacctctataccaggcggtgtcagaggaaggccctcaaaattgtcaaagactccagccaccctagtcatagacttttctctctgctaccgcacggcaagcggtaccggagtgccaagtctatgtccaaaagacttctcaacagcttctacccccaagccataagactcctgaacagctaatcatggctacccggactatttgcactgcccccccaccccatctttttacgctgctgctactctgttaattatttatgcatagtcactttaactctacccacatgtacatattacttcaactacctcaactagccagtgcccccgcacattgactctgcaccggtaccccccctgtatatatagcctccctactgttattttattttacttctgctctttttttctcaacacttttttgttgttgttttattttacttttttattaaaaataaatgcactgttggttaagggctgtaagtaagcatttcaatgtaatgtctgcacctgttgtattcggcgcatgtggccaataaaatttgatttgatttgatttgatttgatttgatcgctAACCAAACAGCAGTGCATGCTTTAAAGGGGAATAAAAGGGTAACTACACTAAAAAATTTaagtttcttagatttttcccagacctcaaaagtggtccccTGATGtgttttaagcattgttgtgaacacaGAAAATCAAATTTTGTGGTTTCTCTATTAAAAAAGTTTGAAAGAACTGTGGGAAAATCCGAAAGAACTAGGGGAAAATCCGAAACCTCGTAAAACAAAACCAAGAAAATTGAATttgtgaaagaaaaaaaaaagacttaGGCAAAATATAAAAACGGATTTTAAAATGCCGTACTAATGTTTTTTGCTATGCATTACTGCACTTTAGAGCAtgtgtcatcctgcagcacaacattttggggaaagttaaggtcaggtccaatattggctatgcacccaagagggaaagaggttgggccatcctataaatgttttagagtaatatatatgccatttagcagacacttttatccaaattGACTTACAGTAATgcctgcatacatttttacatattggtGGTCCCTGGAATTGAACTCACTATCCTGGTGTTGCGATGCTCTACCAAGATGTGTGACAAGGTTATACATGAtttgtgaagcctcaatttaCTATGATTTATAGAGCATTTATTAAGCGGTgcttatgccaccctttataaagcacaggtttatgtcatatttgaaatagtgggttatgtcacatttgacattggtggttatgtcacacagttattccacatttatgaaccctttatagagCATGGCATAAGGTTATATATGATTTgtgacacatttatgtagtgtttatgaagtctttatgaaggctttatgaagccttaaTAAGATGCAGGTCATTTAATGCAGGACCCATGATCCAATAGCATTAGTTATATGCATTCAAATGTTTCACATACATTATTCTAGATTTAACCTAACATTGTTATCAATATCACAGTAGGCCACTTCATATTTAGGCCTTCTGCGATACAATAATCGTTAATAACTATCGTTATTTTCAAAAAATAACTtggtatactactactactactattactactaataataataataacaacaacaataataacacATTCAGCCATAAAGTTTTTTATATAAATTATGGTTATCATTATTAGTGTGGCACATATGTAATTATGAATTGGTCCCTGTGTTGGGGCAGAAAAACGCCaaagttgtatttatttttctgtGTCCGAGAAGCTTGCTGTGAGCCGATACATACATTCAGTATTTATATTTTCTCTCTGAAACTACAAATAGCCGTCTCCTCAAATCGAGACACgtgagcaggggagagagaatCACGAAATAGACTTTATAAGTGGATTTCAGTCCACATTAGAAGCTAAACAACTCTGTTCGATTTTTACCAAGACGTTATGGCAGTATCTCTCATTCTGTGCGCAATATTTTCAAATCCTTCCAAGTATTCTTCTGTGGCTGAGACGAAAAGTTCCTTGAACCAGCTGTGCATCCTGAACGCAGCGGGGTTATTATTGCCGGAAATTCTGAGGAGATTATGTTCTCTACCTTTGTTTTTGTAATGAAAAATGATCTTATCTCCACATGTTTGGTTAGGAGTTTGAACTTGTCATTTATAACTGTTGCATCAAAGCTATTGGCTTAAAATACcttactgttattacacattcaACGGAAAGGAAAAATTGGTAACACCGTGTCTCCAAATAGCTTCAATTTCGTCATTAAATCTTTGACTTCATCATTTTTGTTATTTTCCCTGTATTGCCTTATAGGAATAAATTAAATGCGGAGTTGGGTTAAATTCTATTGCAGTTAAACCCAAAAGTGTCGTCTATACATGTTGCCtcgattattttttatttatttgattgcCTGAACTgacttgaattgaaatggaacttaTCCTGATTACATTAAATGGGAGAGGCTACACTTGCTACCAGTTATCGTTTAACCTGCTTTTGTTTTCCCAAACATAATCTCCTTACAATCATTACGCATGACACAATGTTCCCCAGCATATGGGCATCATCGGCATGCATGATTTCTTATTTTACATTATAAGAAGTAGGCCTAGGCTCATTTGTTTAGCTTCTAAATAATAACAAACTCAAAACGACAGAacaataacaataaaataacatcaCAATCAGcatcattagggcactataaataTGGAAAAATTAACATATATCGCTAAGACCTCATTTGGATCTGTGCAATTAATTCAGCTCTCGAGGGATATGATCCAGGCTAGAGCCGGTAAACTGACACTCTCGCGATGTGTGTGGTATACTGGCAGCGCCCGATGGAAAAAGCATGCTTCCACTCATGTGGACGCATTTGGGCTCCCGTgtggcgcagtggtttaaggcactgcatctcagtgcttgaggagtcactacataccccctggttcgattccaggctgtatcacaaccagccgtgattggaagtcccatagggcggcgcacaattggccgtcGTCcgagtttggccggtgtaggccgtcattgtaattaAGAATTCGTTCtttactgacttgcctagttaaataaaggtaaatgtCAAAGTCCTATCCCGAACAGCCCTCAACAAATTAACGTGACAACTAAGGACTATTATTTCTCCATTACCTTTGCAAGACAAAACCACAAGCTCTAAGAAGCTCTGACTGTTCTGAAAAATGTAGTTATCTGCTCTTCATGGCTTTTTTTCCATCCTCAAGTACATCATAGGTCCAATGTGCCATCATTCAAGCACAACCTATTTTGAATAAGGACAACAGAGAGCATGATGGATGAACACAATAATTAAAGCATTTTAATgctattacagtacattacattttaatactattacatatatatatatatatatatatatatatatatatatatatatatatatatatatatatatatatttgtataacTATATATAAACTAAACTTGAATTCGACTAAATAGAATAGGCCTACATTGTGTTTATGTCTCACTGGTATATAAGCAAGCGGTGTCATGGTTAATTTGGAACCATTGCCTTCATCGCTTGGCTGTTGCACTGTTGACTGCAGTGTCTAAATAAGTTTGATAAATGGTGTAATTGCGTGTATTAGAGTTGTGAGGAGCTGCGAGGAGCGGGTGGGAGGAGGTCTCTGTTAGTACTCTACTCTGCGCTGTGTTATGCGTGGCTCTTGCTAGAATGATGTCTGGACCGGGGCCAGATCTGGCAGGGGTTGGGTCTCGAGTTCCTGGCGATTTCTTGGAGGGATTTAGCCGGGATCtatagggcagagagagagattgaagaaTTGATAGGTGGTCGAGTTTTGTTTGGCCGAGTGGATATAAGCAAGAAAGTCGAAGAGCTTTATGTTTCCCCTCTTAAAGAATTATTGCCAGCGATGGCCACAGTGATACGGAGGAGGAGCAGCGGCCACACGGATACACAGCTGCTGTTCCTGATTAGAACAGCAATAAAGGTGCAGTGAATCGCCACGGGACACTAACCTCTTCGATTATCGCATTTGGAAACCTATTTTTAGAATGTCTGAAGGAGTTCTGCTGAGTAATTGACTGAAGAGGATTTGGTGTAGCCTACTGCTCTCATTAGACATTTCAGGTCAGTGCAAGAAGAGTCGGTCAAGGAATTGGTCATAGTCTACActtgtccctctgtgtctctaaAGTGGGCGCAAACATGACGACTGAGAGCTCACAGCAACATCTGGAGCCGTCTCATCCTCTGAGATGCAGCCCAGCAGCCGGTGTGATGCACGGCACACTGATGAGCGCACAGCCAGTGGCGGAGAGCTCACCAAATGCATCAACCAAAGGGAAAAAGGGAAACTCTGGCTTGAGGCGACCTGAGAAGCCGCCCTATTCATACATCGCCCTTATTGTGATGGCTATCCAAAGCTCCCCGACAAAGACGCTTACTCTGGCAGAAATATATCAGTTCCTTCAGGCCCGTTTCCCGTTCTTTATGGGATCTTACCAGGGCTGGAAAAACTCAGTGAGGCACAACCTGTCTCTAAACGAATGCTTCATCAAACTGCCCAAGGGCCTCGGCAGACCAGGGAAGGGCCACTACTGGACCATAGACCCGGGCAGCGAGTTTATGTTCGAGGAGGGATCCTTCCGTCGCAGACCTCGCGGATTCCGTAGGAAATGCCAAGCTCTGAAACCCATGTATCGAATGATGAATGGCATCGGTTTTGGTGCGTCAATAATACCCCAAAACTTCGATTTCCAGAACCCCTCCGCGTCCCTGGCATGTCATGCCAACGGTTACAACCTGGACGTGATGGGGAACACGGTGCCAGGGAGCTACGACGGGCTGGGTGGAGGGCATCATGTCCCTCATATGTCGCCAAGCCCCGGGTCCACCTACATGGCGGCCTGTCAGGTGTCGTCTAATGGAGACTACTGCCCGGACAGCAGTAGTAGCCCTTTGCACTCTTCCCCGGCGACGATGGCAGCGGGCACTTTGGACTGTCATTCTCCCTACGCCAGTGCTTCTCCCTACGCCACTGCCCCCTCACACTGGGCATCACCTGGTATGTCTCCATATATCAAGCAGCAATCCCTGGCCTCAAACAGTCCCACATCCTCCGCATTGCACTCCAGCATGTCCCCTTACTCTCTGGAGCAAAGCTATCTCCATCACAACGGAAGAGACTCATCTGACATTTCAGGTAGGCTTTACTTTCCTAACAATATAGGCAAACACAATCTTTAATTAGGCACAATATAAGgccaattataaaatatacaacCCATCAATAAATCGTCCATTAAATAGTGCGTATTTATATTAGCTATTTTATTTGTAAGTAGTCGAGATGGGCAACTGCAAATTACAAATCAGAGGGAAGAGGGCATTGGGCCTAGTTAGGCAACACGGACATTGCTCTGCTTGTCCACTTGTGACCAAAAGACAAAACTATGAAAATATGACGAAAAAAAGAAACAATAATGTCATATTGATAACAATATTAAAGCAAATGCTATTGCCAAGATTAACAGAATCATTCCCaatgaagttgaacatgtagCCTAGATTTTATTTTCAAGGCCTTATTGAAAATGATAATATGACAACACCCAATTATGTGTATAATAATATACAATAATATGTCAGTGATGTCAACACTGAATAATGTTTTACTTATCTATAAAAAATTGTTTATTGTGACCATTGTGAAGATAGAACTGCCTGTGACCTTTGTACGCAATGGTCTCCAAAAGGTAATAGTTATTGAACAACACGTAAATGGTATAACAATAATATTACTGAATTAAATAAATAGGTTCAACAGAAATACCACTGCTGTTTCTGAAATAGTTATAGATTTTACAGTTATTAGGCTAAAGCAGCATTAGCCCAATATTTTCAGGCGCGGATTAAATAGAAGGCAAATTCAGGACTAAATAGAGAGCAAAGTATTTATGGCAAATatttaaaatgtaatgaaaatAGAACGACACTTTTCTAGGAGAACATTCAAAACATTTTGAAATGCTAGCCTTATATTTACAAATAGGTCTAGTATTTTCACATTGTAAAAGTGATGTTTCATAAATTCGTTTTTTTCGTGATCATGTAAACTCTAAATGATATGCATGCAGTTGTTTAAGGAAAAATGTAGCCTACCATTTTAGAAAAATAATTTGAGTATATTCCATTTGGATAAATACAACGTCCAAATAGTGGCATCTATAGTCCTACATACACGCGCCATAGAGTGCATTCATTGTGTGTATTATAATACGTTGGTATAGTATTTACAAGGTTTGTGTTTGACTGTCACGTCTCTTCCATCTGTTTGCAGTGGGATTATCTCGATACTCAAGCCATTCATCGCCAGTGTGTGACAGGAAAGATTTTGTTTTGAACTTTAACGGAATCTCTTCCTTTCACCCGGCGACTGCCAGTGGATCTTACTACCACCAGCTACATCACCATCACCAGAGCGTATATCAGGACGTCAAGCCATGCATCATGTGAAATAAACGTAATAAGACCATTGCCATCTTGGATGAAGATCACGTCAACTACACTATATACAAGCTATACGCTTATACCATTTGTCCGGTAAAAATATTTCTGATGAATTAGGGGAATGTAGGCTATATACAAAACGTCAGTCACTCTATTTGTCTGTGAGAAGGTCTGTGCCATGACACCTTTCCGGAGAAATGAAAAACGACTGAGTGCATGaagtaaaaattaaaaaaatgcaTGTATTGCCATTGTCCAACACATTATAAAGGACTGCTCAGAGACAGCTCTTCCATGCCATGATGTATTCAGGAGTAATTGTATCGTTTAATATTGTAGGTTAGTGTTTGAGTACAAGTTATCGACACGGATAAAATGCAATATCCAACCATATTAAATGTGTTTACTGAAAAATACATGCACATTCACCCCGAGTTATCATCACCTATTTGCACTTAAATCTAGACCCCAGAGTTTTTAATTAAAGATTTCGCTGTAGGCTACAGCAACCaataaatatatgtatattttaaaactgtttgggttagttcttattcaAGGTTAAATGTATACAGCGAGGGAGTTCTTTTGGGCCTACAATTTCCCAAGGTCGAGTTTGAGACCATATGACCTCTTTATGACAAATTAGGTGTTTTGGTATGTTGTTTTTGTTACTGCAAACCTTAATATAAATGTTATTAACACAAATTATTATTGTTATAGCATACTATTTGAATTCAATAAATGCACTGCTgacaaataaattacaaatacatTAGTACATCTAATGTATTATTCAGCATTTACAAATGCAAAGCAATTACATGGTAATTACacggtcccgtgtagctcagttggtagagcatggcgcttacaacgccagggttgtgtgttcgattcccgcggggggccagtatgaaaatgtatgcactcactaactgtaaatcgctctggataagagcgtctgctaaatgacttaaatgtaacgAACAAGCATGAATGTTTGAATAAATTATCAATCAGTAGCCTTGCGAACCATGAAAACTAGATGGAAATTTAAATCAGAAATGTAAAGTTTAATTGAGAATGGGAAACCTGGTGAATTGGGTAAAACACGAGTAATGCCTCAAGAGCCAAGCAAACCCACATCCCTAAAATCTGTCCTCTTCTTTCAAAAAGTCTAGCTAAAATTATGATTATAGGCAGCACACCTCCTCCATACTACATACAACTGAAACCTATTTCTAGTTTAACATCGACACATTTAGAAACACTGCGTTTGAAAACGAACCTCTCCTCACACTAGAGATATTAAGATGAAATAGCTCATCTGGATGTTGTGCGCTTTCTTGCCGATCTTCCAACAAACATATAACTTGTACTCTACAGTGTTAATTGAACGatttagtggtcctctgtagctcagctggtagagcacggcgcttgtaacgtcaaggtagtgggttcgatcgccgggaccacccatacacaaaaatgtatgcacgcatgactgtaagtcgctttggataaaagcgtctgctaaatggcatattattatttagtgACAATTAATTAATTAGAATATCTAACATGTTCATACTAATATTAACATGTTGTTACAGAATTGTTACAGGAAACATTTGACAAATAATCATAAGAGCATTAGCCTACATTTGAAATAACCCGTTGGTGAAATCTATACTTTCAAAATGCAGCATCCATAGGTCTACTattcaaacatttacattacattttagtcaattagcagacgctcttatccagagagacttacaggagcaattagggttaagtgccttgctcaagggcaaatcgacagatttttcacctagtcggctcggggattagaaccagtgacctttcggttactggcacaacgctattaaccactaagctacctgccgccccaaaaaATATTGTTTCTTCTCTAAATCCTGATTTATAAATCAGATTCTGTGGGCAGATAAGTTTTAGATATCACTTGGCttgatttattttatacagtaataAACGTGTAGACTACACGTTTGGATGAAATTGAGGCATAGagtagagaaaagagagaaagaaaaataaataaaaggtggAGAAGCATACATGGTTGGCCATTGTGAAATGAAAAATAGCTAAAAGGCATCAATTGTTTTGCCTGAAATCTGTATAagtgaaaacaatagtgaaaCAGAAGGTTACTCAAGTTTGGATTTGAGGCTATTAGTTGTGCATACAAGTTGCTCACAAGTCCCTCTTTTGCAATGATGTAACGATGCCACCACCTAGTGGTACTGGCTTACCCTACACCTACCATTGACAGAGAAATGGTGAGGaggatatatacactgctcaaaaaaataaagggaacacttaaacaacacaatgtaactccaagtcaatcacacttctgtgaaatcaaactgtccacttcggaagcaacactgattgacaatacatttcatatgctgttgtgcaaatggaatagacaacaggtggaaattataggcaataagcaagacacccccaataaaggactggttttgcaggtggtgaccacagaccacttctcagttcctatgcttcctggctgatgttttggtcacttttgaatgctggcggtgctttcactctagtggtagtatgagacggagtctacaacccacacaagtggctcaggtagtgcagctcatccaggatggcacatcaatgcgagctgtggccagaaggtttgctgtgtctgtcagcgtagagtccagagcatggaggcactaccaggagacaggccagtacatcaaggcagcagctactattcctggggtccaacaacattaaggcagttatttacACTTCAGTACACATCTTACAAAAATGAGTGGTGATGAAgtaaatctctcctccactttgatcCATGAGTGATTTACATGCtagctctccatgtacatttaagggccagccgtgctgccctgttccgaggttcctctttgtggcacctgaccacacgactgaacagtagtccaggtgtgacaaaactagagcctgtaggacctgccttgttgatagtgttgttaaaaaggcagtgcagcgctttattatcgacagacttctccccatcttagctactgttgtatcaacatgttttgaccatgacagtttacaatccagcattactccaagcagtttagtcacctcaacttgctggagaagcttccattaaagaacactctCTGTgctctgttagacaggtaactctttatctacaatatagcagggggtgtaaagccataacacatacagtatgtttttCCATCagtagactatgatcgataatgtcaaaagctgcactgaggTCTAACAAAACAcctcccacaatatttttatcatacatttctctcagccaataatCAGTCATTTGGGTGAGTGCCGAGCTTGTTTAATGTCCGTCCaaataagcgtgctgaaagtctgtaaaaatagcattgtatctggtcaaacaccattttttccaaaagtttactaagggttggtaacagggggatatatgggggattggaaatgatgcagaaaatTACATTGACTACAGTctctctgcaatattaaagctgatctaccccctaaaaaaataagtagcggaattacttttgcttccgtccaggcctgagggcacacactttctagtaagcTTATATTGAAGATTTGGCAAAGAGGAGTgtcaatatcgtccgctattatcctcagtaattttacaTCCAAGTTGTctgaccccggtggcttgtcattgttgatagacaacaataatggtttcacttcttccacactcactttgcggaattcaaaattacaatgctcgTCTTTCATAATTACTTGGATGTGTattgtcagcgtttgttgcttgCATTttatgcctaagtttgctaatcttgccaatgaaaaagtcATTAAcgtaattggcaatatcagtgggttttgtgatgaatgagccatctgattcaatgaatgatggagctgagtttgcctttttgcccaaaatttcatttaaggtgctccaaagttttttactatcattctttatgtaatttatatttctttcatagtgtagtttcttcttaatTTTAGTCAcaagatttctcaatttgcagtacgtttgccaatcggttgtgcagccagacttatttcccattccttttgcctcatccctatCAACCATAACAATtatcaattcctcatcaatccacaagGATTTaatagtttttacagtcattttcttaatgggtgcatgcttattagtaccTGGAATAAGCCATTtcatgtgtcaagtgcagtgtctggttgctcctccTTACAcaacacagaccaacaaatattatttacatcaacatcaTAGGAATCATGACAAAACTTTttatatgacctcttatacactaaattaggcccagcctttggaactttggttttcctagatatggctactatattgtgatcactacatgccatggatttggatactgctttaaagcaaatttctgcagcattagtaaagatatgatcaacaCATGTTGATGATTTTATTCCTgcgctgtttgtaactaccctggtagattgactgataacctgaaccaggttgcaggcaatAGTTACAGTTTTACGTTTTCTTGAGTGGTCAGCTTGATGAAAGcaagtcaatatttaaatcaccc from Coregonus clupeaformis isolate EN_2021a chromosome 21, ASM2061545v1, whole genome shotgun sequence encodes the following:
- the LOC121535320 gene encoding forkhead box protein F2-like isoform X1, producing the protein MTTESSQQHLEPSHPLRCSPAAGVMHGTLMSAQPVAESSPNASTKGKKGNSGLRRPEKPPYSYIALIVMAIQSSPTKTLTLAEIYQFLQARFPFFMGSYQGWKNSVRHNLSLNECFIKLPKGLGRPGKGHYWTIDPGSEFMFEEGSFRRRPRGFRRKCQALKPMYRMMNGIGFGASIIPQNFDFQNPSASLACHANGYNLDVMGNTVPGSYDGLGGGHHVPHMSPSPGSTYMAACQVSSNGDYCPDSSSSPLHSSPATMAAGTLDCHSPYASASPYATAPSHWASPGMSPYIKQQSLASNSPTSSALHSSMSPYSLEQSYLHHNGRDSSDISVGLSRYSSHSSPVCDRKDFVLNFNGISSFHPATASGSYYHQLHHHHQSVYQDVKPCIM
- the LOC121535320 gene encoding forkhead box protein F2-like isoform X2; translated protein: MTTESSQQHLEPSHPLRCSPAAGVMHGTLMSAQPVAESSPNASTKGKKGNSGLRRPEKPPYSYIALIVMAIQSSPTKTLTLAEIYQFLQARFPFFMGSYQGWKNSVRHNLSLNECFIKLPKGLGRPGKGHYWTIDPGSEFMFEEGSFRRRPRGFRRKCQALKPMYRMMNGIGFGASIIPQNFDFQNPSASLACHANGYNLDVMGNTVPGSYDGLGGGHHVPHMSPSPGSTYMAACQVSSNGDYCPDSSSSPLHSSPATMAAGTLDCHSPYASASPYATAPSHWASPVGLSRYSSHSSPVCDRKDFVLNFNGISSFHPATASGSYYHQLHHHHQSVYQDVKPCIM